The following are from one region of the Dehalococcoidales bacterium genome:
- a CDS encoding FAD-dependent oxidoreductase translates to MAQEFKTLFSPIKIGPLTVRNRIFSSPHYPMGYPERLTGLPGERLINYWVAKAKGGIGLIGTYLTSIDPRRNIFRQPGAVAAFKQAADAVHEYGAGLICQIAHSGGQEGLSGGMEVAWAPSSMLMPNMLLERRISHEMTRDEIKQTVEAYAYAAAVAKEAGADGVGIHGSHGYLISEFMSPFFNQRTDEYGGSLENRMRFPLEVISAVRDAAGEDFVVGLRVNAEEFVEGSYTLDDFLKIAPLLTRDGKLDYLNISVGTYTSTATVIDPMYFPLSSFVYAAAATKQVVDIPVFARGRITDPVQAEQILASGQADMVSMVRAFIADPEFANKSQEGRVDEIRRCIGCNEGCWARGTRDLVIGMNVGMTCTMNPAVGLEGVTGWGELIPAPDKKRVMVIGGGPAGLEAARVAALRGHEVSLYERGFELGGLTLVAAKAPGRDGFLDLGRYYTYQMKLLDIDVHLESEVTVDTVLQQAPDAVVIATGSVPYIPDIPGMDSDNVCETRQVLRGDVAAGDNVVIIGGDEHIQALSTADFLADLGKRVEVISREYHCGATLEPCTKQILYQRLFSKGVVLTPHTWVREISGDSVLTYNIFTGEERRIRGVDTVVIACGGQEDNALYHALKDRVKEIHLAGDVHGVRRVHDATREGATAGRLL, encoded by the coding sequence ATGGCGCAGGAGTTTAAGACCCTCTTTTCACCAATCAAAATCGGCCCGCTGACAGTCAGGAACCGGATTTTCAGCAGCCCGCACTACCCCATGGGCTATCCCGAACGACTCACCGGCCTGCCCGGCGAAAGGCTCATCAACTACTGGGTCGCCAAGGCAAAGGGTGGCATCGGCCTTATCGGCACGTATCTGACGTCTATTGACCCCAGGAGGAATATCTTCCGGCAGCCGGGTGCGGTTGCGGCTTTCAAGCAGGCGGCTGATGCCGTACACGAGTACGGGGCGGGCTTAATCTGCCAGATTGCCCATTCCGGTGGACAGGAGGGCCTGTCAGGGGGGATGGAGGTTGCCTGGGCCCCATCCAGTATGCTGATGCCCAACATGCTCCTGGAACGTCGTATCAGCCACGAGATGACCAGGGACGAGATAAAGCAGACTGTTGAAGCCTATGCCTATGCTGCCGCAGTGGCCAAGGAAGCCGGCGCGGACGGCGTCGGTATCCACGGTTCTCACGGGTACCTGATTTCCGAGTTTATGTCCCCGTTCTTCAACCAGCGTACGGATGAATACGGCGGCAGCCTGGAGAACCGGATGCGATTCCCGCTGGAGGTCATCAGTGCCGTCAGAGACGCGGCGGGTGAAGATTTCGTGGTCGGTCTCAGGGTCAATGCCGAGGAGTTTGTTGAAGGCAGCTATACCCTTGACGACTTCTTGAAGATAGCCCCGCTCCTGACCAGGGATGGCAAGCTGGACTACCTGAACATCAGCGTCGGCACCTATACCTCCACGGCTACCGTCATCGACCCCATGTATTTTCCGCTCAGCTCTTTCGTGTATGCTGCCGCAGCCACCAAACAGGTCGTGGATATACCCGTATTCGCCCGGGGAAGGATAACCGACCCCGTTCAGGCGGAACAGATTCTGGCCAGCGGGCAGGCGGATATGGTTAGCATGGTACGCGCCTTCATCGCCGACCCGGAATTCGCCAACAAGAGTCAGGAAGGCCGGGTAGACGAGATAAGGCGGTGTATCGGTTGCAACGAGGGCTGCTGGGCACGGGGAACACGCGACCTTGTCATCGGTATGAATGTCGGTATGACGTGCACCATGAACCCGGCAGTGGGCCTGGAGGGAGTAACCGGCTGGGGAGAGCTTATCCCGGCACCTGACAAGAAACGGGTCATGGTGATTGGCGGCGGTCCGGCTGGCCTGGAGGCAGCACGTGTGGCCGCCCTGAGGGGTCACGAAGTGTCCCTCTATGAGCGTGGTTTTGAGCTTGGTGGGCTGACACTTGTTGCCGCCAAAGCCCCGGGAAGAGATGGCTTCCTTGACCTCGGACGGTACTATACATACCAGATGAAGCTGCTCGATATTGATGTCCACCTGGAATCCGAGGTAACTGTAGACACGGTCCTCCAGCAGGCCCCGGATGCTGTCGTCATCGCTACCGGTTCCGTTCCGTATATCCCTGATATTCCCGGTATGGATAGCGACAATGTCTGCGAAACCCGCCAGGTTCTCCGCGGCGACGTTGCTGCAGGAGACAATGTAGTCATCATCGGGGGTGACGAGCATATTCAGGCGTTGAGCACCGCCGACTTCCTGGCCGACCTCGGTAAGAGGGTTGAGGTGATATCCCGGGAGTACCACTGCGGGGCCACGCTGGAACCATGCACCAAGCAGATTCTCTACCAGCGCCTCTTCAGCAAAGGGGTTGTGCTTACTCCACACACCTGGGTAAGGGAGATTTCCGGGGATAGTGTCCTTACCTACAATATCTTCACCGGGGAGGAGCGTCGCAT
- a CDS encoding diacylglycerol kinase family protein, producing MLHTKLIVNPVAGAGRTFKNWPHISDLLKSIGLRFEHDITEAPKHAIELARAAVRKGYELVVCVGGDGTINEVVNGLYDSGAIKDVTLGIISTGTGSDYVRTIGIPPHYVDACQRLLNPTKLQVDIGVVEYANNGDQVKRLFVNFAGLGFDAEVVRATTQKYKALGGLPAYLLGLLTTLLCYRNRDITLKLDGQVQEKRVCSVVASNGKYGGGSMLVAPDADPTDGLLDVLTIDDLSKPDLLWSLPRIYKGTHLTHPKVTMTRARKVEVESRQRIFLQADGELLGEAPARFSLLPSALNIAV from the coding sequence TTGCTACACACGAAACTCATCGTTAACCCTGTTGCCGGAGCCGGCAGGACGTTCAAAAATTGGCCACATATCAGTGACCTGCTGAAGAGCATCGGACTGCGCTTTGAACACGATATCACCGAGGCTCCCAAGCACGCCATCGAGCTGGCCAGAGCAGCGGTCAGGAAAGGTTATGAACTCGTAGTATGCGTCGGCGGGGATGGCACGATAAACGAGGTAGTCAATGGTCTCTACGACAGCGGCGCTATTAAGGACGTAACTCTGGGCATCATCAGTACCGGGACAGGCAGTGACTACGTCCGCACCATTGGCATTCCTCCCCACTACGTGGACGCCTGCCAACGACTGCTGAATCCAACGAAGCTCCAGGTGGATATTGGAGTTGTTGAGTATGCCAACAACGGTGACCAGGTGAAGCGGCTTTTCGTCAACTTCGCCGGGTTGGGTTTCGATGCTGAAGTAGTCCGCGCAACCACACAGAAGTATAAAGCCCTCGGTGGTCTGCCGGCATATCTGCTGGGGTTGTTGACCACCCTCCTCTGCTACAGGAACAGAGATATAACCCTGAAGCTGGACGGTCAGGTGCAGGAGAAAAGGGTCTGTTCTGTAGTTGCAAGCAACGGAAAATACGGTGGGGGAAGCATGCTTGTGGCACCGGATGCCGACCCCACGGACGGACTGCTTGACGTTCTAACGATAGATGACCTGAGCAAACCGGACCTGCTGTGGTCACTTCCGCGAATCTACAAAGGCACGCACCTGACACACCCCAAGGTAACCATGACCAGGGCCAGAAAGGTAGAGGTAGAGTCCAGGCAGCGGATATTTCTGCAGGCGGATGGTGAGCTTCTCGGGGAGGCTCCGGCTCGCTTCAGTCTGCTCCCATCCGCCCTGAATATTGCCGTGTGA
- a CDS encoding MATE family efflux transporter — MSRPAAFDRDLTKGSIVGNLLRLSWPMMISSTLNMLGPTIDMIWVGKLGTASIAGVGVAGTAVMLVNSAMMGFVVGARAMIARFIGEGDASGANHVARQAFVLSASFAIVLMAAGIFFAETLLTLMGMEAEVVSEGAAYLRILLVGSLAMSFRMMTEGIMQASGDSMTPMKIAVSFRLFHVALCPFLVLGWWIFPRLGVSGAALTNVISQSLGMAFGLWILLSGRTRLRLTLGDFRLDPGTIWRIVKVGIPASFTGMGRSLGHFALMWIMVPFGTVAVAAHSLGQRIEVQLFFPIMGLGVGAGVLAGQNLGAGQPGRAEKTSWLAVGLGEGFMVACAVVILLWAERVVGIFNTEPELMKLASSFLRIAAVGYLVLGLNAVMGQCLSGVGDTVPPMLATLLTIWVVQIPLSLLLPRVTDFGVYGVRWAMVVGMVAGAVAYVIYFRLGRWKRKKV; from the coding sequence ATGAGCAGACCAGCGGCATTTGACAGGGACCTGACAAAAGGCAGCATCGTTGGCAACCTTTTACGGTTGTCCTGGCCCATGATGATAAGCAGTACTCTCAACATGTTGGGCCCGACGATTGACATGATATGGGTGGGCAAGCTGGGAACTGCCTCTATCGCCGGGGTGGGTGTTGCCGGTACCGCCGTTATGCTGGTGAACTCGGCGATGATGGGTTTTGTCGTTGGCGCGAGAGCCATGATCGCTCGCTTCATTGGCGAAGGGGACGCCAGCGGTGCCAATCATGTAGCCAGACAGGCCTTCGTTCTCAGCGCCAGTTTCGCCATAGTCCTGATGGCGGCAGGTATCTTCTTTGCCGAAACGTTACTAACCTTGATGGGGATGGAAGCAGAAGTCGTTTCTGAGGGTGCAGCTTACCTGCGTATATTGCTCGTGGGCTCACTGGCTATGTCCTTTCGGATGATGACTGAGGGAATCATGCAAGCCTCGGGGGATTCAATGACTCCGATGAAGATAGCCGTCTCCTTCAGACTCTTCCATGTAGCCCTTTGCCCCTTCCTCGTGCTGGGCTGGTGGATATTTCCCCGTCTGGGCGTCAGTGGCGCAGCGCTGACCAATGTTATTTCCCAGAGCCTGGGAATGGCATTCGGACTGTGGATTCTGCTCAGTGGACGGACGCGGCTGCGACTGACCCTGGGTGATTTTCGTCTCGACCCTGGTACGATATGGCGCATAGTGAAGGTTGGCATTCCTGCCTCTTTCACCGGTATGGGAAGGTCTCTTGGTCACTTTGCGTTGATGTGGATTATGGTTCCCTTCGGCACTGTGGCTGTGGCGGCTCACAGCCTGGGACAGAGGATTGAGGTCCAGCTATTCTTCCCGATTATGGGGCTGGGTGTCGGTGCTGGAGTGCTGGCGGGGCAGAACCTGGGGGCAGGTCAACCCGGGCGGGCGGAGAAGACTAGCTGGTTGGCAGTTGGGCTGGGGGAGGGCTTCATGGTCGCCTGTGCGGTGGTAATACTGCTGTGGGCTGAACGGGTAGTGGGCATCTTCAACACCGAGCCTGAGTTAATGAAACTGGCCAGCAGCTTTCTGAGGATAGCGGCGGTTGGTTACCTGGTGCTGGGACTGAATGCGGTAATGGGGCAATGCCTCTCCGGGGTTGGTGACACTGTACCACCGATGCTGGCTACCCTGCTAACCATCTGGGTAGTGCAAATACCCCTATCGTTGCTGCTGCCACGCGTTACCGATTTCGGCGTCTATGGGGTGCGGTGGGCTATGGTGGTCGGTATGGTTGCGGGGGCAGTTGCCTACGTAATATATTTCCGACTCGGCAGGTGGAAACGCAAGAAGGTCTGA